In Papaver somniferum cultivar HN1 chromosome 1, ASM357369v1, whole genome shotgun sequence, a genomic segment contains:
- the LOC113276278 gene encoding L-arabinokinase-like produces MPPASKVVTGTKKRIWHEIIRRLALECVTVMLTARDEKIGSNTVSLLVSDVVPIACRAEHLYDKEHKLAYLLTIPSHIRFWGIDSGIRHSVGGADYGSVRIGAFMGRKIIKSIASGSLPNSSSSANTPEQVNELEEDGNELREAEASLDYLCNLAPHRYEAVYEKKLPESILGETFLETYLDHKRSYAVKAPARHPIYENFRVKAFKALLTAVSSNDQFSALGELVYQCQYSYSACGLGSDGTDGLVKLVQEMQHCKVSKSENGTLFGAKITGGGSGGSVCILGRNCLTSSEQILEIQKMYKAATGFKPFVFEGSSPGAGEFVYLKIRRRFPPTEA; encoded by the exons ATGCCTCCTGCATCTAAAG TTGTTACTGGTACAAAGAAACGAATCTGGCATGAGATTATTCGAAGATTGGCTCTTGAATGTGTGACTGTCATGCTAACAGCTAGAGATGAAAAGATAGGATCAAATACAGTATCATTGCTT GTGTCGGATGTTGTTCCTATTGCATGTCGGGCAG AACATTTATACGATAAGGAACACAAACTTGCCTATCTTCTGACGATCCCCTCCCATATACGATTCTGGGGTATTGATTCAGGAATTCGACATAG TGTCGGTGGTGCAGACTATGGATCTGTGAGAATAGGTGCCTTTATGGGGCGTAAAATCATCAAGTCTATTGCGTCAGGGTCGTTGCCTAATTCATCATCCAGTGCTAATACACCAGAGCAAGTAAATGAACTCGAAGAAGATGGTAACGAACTACGTGAAGCTGAAGCTTCCCTTGATTATCTATGTAATCTTGCGCCTCACAG ATATGAAGCAGTGTATGAAAAGAAGCTTCCGGAATCTATACTTGGGGAAACATTCTTGGAAACCTACCTTGACCACAAACGCAGTTATGCAGTTAAAGCACCGGCCAGACATCCAATCTATGAGAATTTCcgtgtca AGGCTTTTAAAGCACTACTAACAGCTGTATCATCTAATGACCAATTTTCTGCTCTTGGAGAACTCGTGTACCAG TGTCAGTACAGTTATAGTGCTTGTGGACTTGGATCTGATGGAACGGATGGGCTAGTAAAATTGGTGCAGGAAATGCAACACTGTAAAGTGTCTAAATCTGAAAATGGAACTCTGTTCGGAGCAAAGATTACTGGTGGAGGCTCCGGTGGCTCTGTTTGCATACTAGGAAGGAACTGTCTAACAAGCAGCGAACAGATTCTAGAG ATTCAGAAAATGTACAAAGCTGCCACAGGATTCAAGCCATTTGTTTTTGAAGGTTCTTCCCCAGGTGCCGGAGAGTTTGTGTATCTGAAAATTCGGCGCCGTTTTCCACCAACAGAAGCTTAG
- the LOC113324275 gene encoding putative disease resistance RPP13-like protein 1 — MAAEQILVNGVTEIINKVLPVITQQISSAWGVKDDLRKLKDTLESIQALMSDAEKKQVNYDTVRLWLRRLKDVVYDADDVLDEFAYEVMRRDAVGGKLKHKVRDFVSPSNPLVFHFKMSRQIRGINAKLDEIYNENVRYSLNASGFRDNQTTEQGNRLTYSVVDDTSLLGRDDAKAEIINILSDKLLPPSSSSFNSSQQDKISTVSIVGMGGLGKTSLAQLVYNDESIGNYFELKMWVCISDDFDVSRILKNILESITGGACGDLSNLDVLANKVMESLTGKKYLLVLDDLWNEDAQDWEKLKNVLVFGGFGSKVLVTTRNQKVADTVGGIVHNLKKLSDHVCWSIIEKKVLSQGGAVLTSEMIKIGKDIAGKCDGLPLAAKSLGSLMCSKRNQSYWLSIANNNDLWSAEEHKKVISILKLSYDNLPAPLKQCFSYCCLFPKDWEINREMLIRLWMAEGFLVQSSGGLEDIGNEYFEYLVWSSFFQDVVRDEELGDITTCKMHDLVHDLALSITDCNEFVIGDGKRYGKEEISQVRRLRLPFDEQGGFSSDKLRTIIATASWDFRHIDSFLPHKRLRILCLLSVWDSWSLPSSISKLKHLRYLDFSCVDSFPKVSLDNSYNLQTLILHQCRNVPNWLLSKIETLKKLRHLDISKSDIKSIPDNIGSLKHLSFLDLSDTEISKLPDSITCISSLRTLEFRKCHNLDALPSELGALTQLRCLDFKGTSIKILPESCISNLSNLEMVKLGENCKLPKEIKNWPRLRIFTHGRFDDVMPRGIERLTCLEKLEDYMVRKENEICGSSGNNGIEELAGLNLLQVLCIRNLENLSGGKQGAETANLKDKQHLRKLVLKWGSTGDDEEVRNSRSVNDTTVLDGLQPHLNLKKLKIDGFSGVKLPKWMIGCSLSNCLPNLVELELYLDNCEKLPALGMLPFLRVLFILGMRSIKCLGEEFYHQQGNSNASKISSLFPSLVKLWIVGLENLEEWVAPLSSYSSCFPALETLILVNCKRLRRTPPIILFSSLKELMLLGTNDNAVNSLLNIGVEEGCLPSLTSIEIWESPDLIYLPPLGDLLQISTSNFRSLKIRDCSNFQGFRDDGDNRNNNNNTSFQSLRIYDCPVLASLPDLQLCTSIRSLLLYHCPVLTSLPDLRLCTSLRELTIWKCDKLNKESIPYDLKKSLTFLEDLRVDFIQRDEGGPDVSDWWELTNLMEKE; from the coding sequence ATGGCCGCTGAACAAATTCTTGTTAACGGGGTCACTGAGATCATTAACAAGGTATTACCTGTTATTACTCAACAGATTTCTTCGGCATGGGGTGTAAAAGACGACTTACGAAAGCTCAAGGATACCCTCGAGTCAATTCAAGCTCTAATGTCTGATGCCGAGAAGAAACAAGTAAATTATGATACTGTGAGACTTTGGTTGAGAAGGCTTAAAGATGTTGTTTATGATGCTGACGATGTTTTGGATGAGTTTGCTTATGAAGTCATGCGTCGTGATGCAGTGGGAGGCAAACTTAAACACAAGGTACGAGACTTTGTCTCACCCTCCAACCCACTAGTATTCCATTTCAAGATGTCTCGTCAAATCAGGGGAATCAATGCAAAATTAGATGAAATCTACAATGAAAATGTTAGGTATTCGTTAAATGCTAGTGGTTTTCGTGATAATCAAACTACAGAGCAAGGTAACCGTCTAACATATTCGGTGGTAGATGATACTTCACTTCTAGGGAGGGATGATGCAAAAGCAGAGATAATAAATATACTGTCTGACAAATTGTTACCACCCTCGTCATCATCGTTTAATTCTTCTCAGCAAGACAAAATTTCCACAGTGTCGATCGTGGGTATGGGTGGACTTGGCAAGACTTCACTAGCTCAGCTGGTCTACAATGATGAGTCCATAGGAAATTACTTCGAACTAAAGATGTGGGTTTGCATATCTGATGATTTCGATGTCTCTCGGATTTTAAAAAATATCTTAGAGTCCATTACCGGAGGTGCATGTGGTGATCTATCAAATCTTGATGTCCTGGCGAATAAGGTTATGGAAAGCCTGACTGGTAAAAAATATCTGCTTGTTTTGGACGACTTGTGGAATGAGGATGCCCAAGATTGGGAGAAATTAAAAAATGTCCTTGTTTTTGGCGGCTTCGGCAGCAAAGTATTAGTCACTACACGTAATCAAAAGGTTGCGGATACAGTTGGAGGTATAGTTCACAATTTGAAAAAATTATCAGATCATGTTTGTTGGTCTATTATCGAGAAGAAAGTATTGTCTCAGGGTGGAGCAGTATTGACCTCCGAAATGATAAAAATTGGCAAGGATATAGCGGGAAAATGTGATGGTCTACCACTTGCAGCAAAGTCTCTCGGAAGTTTAATGTGTTCAAAAAGAAATCAAAGTTATTGGTTGTCAATCGCAAACAATAATGATTTGTGGAGTGCAGAAGAACATAAAAaggtcatatcaatattaaagtTGAGCTATGACAATCTACCTGCGCCTTTGAAGCAATGTTTTTCTTACTGTTGTTTATTTCCCAAAGACTGGGAAATAAATAGAGAAATGTTAATTCGACTATGGATGGCAGAAGGATTCCTTGTGCAATCTAGTGGAGGACTTGAAGATATAGGGAATGAATATTTTGAGTATTTGGTATGGAGTTCATTCTTCCAAGATGTGGTGAGGGATGAAGAATTGGGTGACATTACAACATGTAAGATGCATGATCTGGTGCATGATCTTGCATTGAGCATtacagattgtaacgaattcgtAATTGGAGACGGTAAAAGATACGGGAAGGAAGAAATTTCACAAGTTCGTCGTTTACGACTGCCATTTGATGAACAAGGGGGGTTTTCATCTGATAAGTTGCGCACTATTATTGCTACTGCCTCATGGGATTTTCGGCATATTGATTCTTTTCTTCCTCATAAGCGTTTACGAATATTATGCCTGCTCAGCGTCTGGGATTCATGGTCACTCCCTTCTTCGATTTCTAAGCTGAAGCATCTGAGGTACCTTGACTTCTCATGCGTCGATTCATTTCCTAAGGTGTCTTTAGATAATTCATACAATTTGCAAACACTTATACTGCATCAATGTAGAAACGTTCCCAACTGGCTTCTTAGTAAAATTGAAACTTTGAAGAAATTGAGGCATCTTGATATCTCGAAGTCGGATATTAAATCTATTCCCGATAACATTGGGTCCTTAAAACATCTAAGTTTTCTTGATCTTTCGGATACAGAAATCTCTAAGTTACCGGATTCAATCACTTGTATCAGCAGTTTAAGGACGTTGGAGTTCCGTAAATGTCATAATTTAGATGCCTTACCTAGTGAACTAGGAGCATTAACGCAATTAAGGTGTCTTGATTTTAAAGGTACTTCCATCAAAATATTGCCTGAATCATGTATTAGCAACCTCAGCAATTTGGAGATGGTGAAATTAGGAGAGAACTGTAAACTtcccaaggaaatcaagaattgGCCGAGATTGAGAATTTTTACTCACGGGAGATTTGATGATGTTATGCCTAGAGGTATAGAAAGGCTCACTTGCCTGGAAAAATTAGAGGATTACATGGTTAGAAAAGAAAATGAGATCTGTGGAAGTTCCGGTAATAATGGCATTGAAGAGTTGGCAGGCTTAAACCTCCTTCAGGTGTTATGTATAAGAAATCTGGAGAATTTGAGCGGTGGAAAACAAGGCGCAGAAACAGCAAATTTAAAAGACAAGCAACACCTTCGCAAGTTAGTTCTGAAATGGGGTTCGACTGGCGATGATGAAGAAGTGCGGAATAGCAGAAGTGTGAATGATACTACGGTGTTGGACGGTCTCCAGCCTCACTTAAATTTAAAGAAATTGAAAATAGATGGATTCTCAGGTGTAAAGCTTCCAAAGTGGATGATTGGTTGTTCATTATCAAACTGCCTTCCGAATTTGGTGGAATTAGAATTGTACTTGGATAATTGTGAGAAGCTTCCAGCGTTAGGTATGCTCCCATTTCTTAGGGTTCTTTTTATTTTGGGAATGAGATCAATCAAGTGTTTGGGCGAAGAATTTTATCATCAACAAGGAAACAGTAATGCTTCAAAGATATCTTCATTATTCCCTTCGTTAGTTAAATTGTGGATAGTTGGATTGGAAAACTTAGAAGAATGGGTTGCTCctctttcttcttattcttcttgtttCCCTGCACTTGAGACGCTGATTTTAGTTAACTGTAAAAGATTGAGAAGAACACCACCGataattttgttttcttctcttaaGGAATTGATGTTATTGGGTACCAATGACAATGCAGTGAACTCATTACTCAATATAGGAGTAGAAGAAGGATGTCTGCCCTCTCTCACATCCATTGAAATATGGGAATCTCCAGATCTAATATATTTACCACCGCTGGGCGATCTACTCCAAATCAGTACTTCGAATTTTAGGTCCCTTAAAATTAGGGATTGCTCAAATTTTCAAGGTTTTCGTGATGATGGTGATAAtcgaaacaacaacaacaacacttctTTTCAGTCGCTGAGGATATATGATTGCCCTGTCTTGGCGTCTCTACCAGATTTGCAATTATGTACTTCTATTCGTTCACTGTTGTTATACCATTGTCCTGTTTTAACATCTCTACCGGATTTACGATTATGCACTTCTCTCCGGGAATTAACTATCTGGAAATGCGACAAACTGAATAAGGAGTCAATCCCCTATGATCTCAAGAAGTCCCTCACGTTTCTTGAAGATCTGAGAGTTGATTTCATTCAAAGAGACGAGGGCGGTCCGGATGTATCTGATTGGTGGGAGTTAACTAATTTGATGGAGAAGGAGTAG